The proteins below are encoded in one region of Hordeum vulgare subsp. vulgare chromosome 3H, MorexV3_pseudomolecules_assembly, whole genome shotgun sequence:
- the LOC123441794 gene encoding LOW QUALITY PROTEIN: uncharacterized protein LOC123441794 (The sequence of the model RefSeq protein was modified relative to this genomic sequence to represent the inferred CDS: substituted 2 bases at 2 genomic stop codons): MCLVLLGSEAAGWAPGPSSFSWCVKPTTPSSYVTSCTNQGITIDLLCACPSLATPLPRALGEGRWSDPALRGAAPGQLLPIDLMLGAAGNSAPPVAAPGAGAASSFVVFAPQRQHDPSPVAGVPFLSLLLPLCLSFSLFLSLFSLLDEETDPWRGQCSPVLGASPSWEEVAASPPTRDTIHAIPNQQVPSATLLPGLPRPPLNPMAAELXTPMXATPSSQACQNVRTRSTMLVRRLHGVVLIPSEISGKMTISPDTITMISTLVLSLLSIMSRCLPHVKYQPLYNAMITFNLFDLANH; this comes from the exons ATGTGTTTAGTTTTATTAGGAAGTGAGGCAGCAGGATGGGCTCCTGGCCCATCTTCCTTCTCCTGGTGCGTCAAGCCCACCACTCCTTCTTCCTACGTCACCTCCTGTACGAACCAGGGGATCACCATTGATCTCCT ATGTGCGTGCCCGAGCCTCGCGACCCCGCTGCCTCGCGCTCTAGGCGAAGGCCGGTGGAGCGACCCCGCGCTGCGTGGAGCTGCTCCAGGTCAGCTCCTCCCGATTGATCTGATGCTTGGGGCGGCAGGCAACTCCGCGCCACCAGTAGCAGCACCAGGCGCCGGAGCCGCGTCCTCCTTTGTTGTGTTCGCGCCGCAGCGGCAGCACGACCCGAGCCCAGTTGCAGGTGTCCcgttcctctctcttctcctccctctctgtcTTTCCTTCTCCTTATTTCTCTCCCTCTTCTCTCTGCTTGACGAGGAGACCGATCCATGGAGAGGCCAGTGCAGCCCCGTCCTTGGAGCTTCACCTTCGTGGGAGGAAGTTGCAGCCTCGCCTCCAACCAGGGACACCATCCATGCCATTCCCAACCAGCAAGTTCCCAGCGCCACCCTCCTTCCCGGTCTTCCTCGCCCGCCTCTGAATCCGATGGCCGCTGAACTCTGAACCCCGATGTGAGCAACCCCC agttcgcaagcgtgtcagaatgtgaggacccgttcgactatgttggttcgccggctccacggagttgttcttattccaagcgagatctcaggcaagatgaccatttccccagatactatTACTATGATTAGcacgctagttttatcgcttctatcgattatgtctcgttgcctaccacatgttaaatatcagcctctctacaatgccatgataaccttcaacctgttcgacctagcaaaccactga